GATACGACCAGATTAAGCCATTGCAGTTAAGTGTGTGTCATCCAAGCCTGACAAATGGCCGTGGGCGTACAATTGGCCTGCGAGTTCGGCAATTGCCATCTGGGCGCGATCGAAATCAATCAACCGCAACGGACCAAGCTGTTCTAGATCTTGCGAAATCCATTCGGCTTCCTCGTACCGGAGTTTGTGCATGAGTGAATCGGCAATGTCCGCTGGTGCGCCGGCTACGGCTAAGATTACAGAACGGCGTTCGGCCGCTCTTAGTACTTTTTTGAAAGCTTCCATAGGAAAATCGCACACTTCGGCAAAACTAAACTGTCGTGCTGGAGACGAAGGTGGCGTCAGTTTGTGCGCTAAAGGACGATCGTGGGTCGCCAAATTGTTTAGGATTTGTCGGCGTGCGCTCCCTTGCGAGGCATTTAAAATTGCGGAAACAGCAGCCATGCCGGCCATACGCCGTCGAGTTGGCTGTCGACGTCTCACCCATGTCTCGACCGCCCGTTCGACATCAAGCAGCACATGCGGATCGGTTTCCTCCAAATCGACCAGGCGGTGAATGACGTCGGTTTGTATGGTTGCCGGCAATCG
The window above is part of the Pirellulales bacterium genome. Proteins encoded here:
- a CDS encoding FliG C-terminal domain-containing protein, with amino-acid sequence IALRGELLRLDALDSREQQAVIDEFLLFGPKSAQQNALETDPDNLLVERFSQSRYECLPEANLTADPAVSLLSQQSTSDLTAHHTRQQPFDFLQDVDTDVLIPLLEREHPQAIALVLAHLPHEHAGHVLARLPATIQTDVIHRLVDLEETDPHVLLDVERAVETWVRRRQPTRRRMAGMAAVSAILNASQGSARRQILNNLATHDRPLAHKLTPPSSPARQFSFAEVCDFPMEAFKKVLRAAERRSVILAVAGAPADIADSLMHKLRYEEAEWISQDLEQLGPLRLIDFDRAQMAIAELAGQLYAHGHLSGLDDTHLTAMA